A region from the Candidatus Electrothrix scaldis genome encodes:
- the mreC gene encoding rod shape-determining protein MreC, which yields MKKNSRRQSKSSINTFRFFLFIGTVITFALILLIIILGDQQFGPVHKVVFEGAGPLQKGMAKISRSIHSVKRKYIDLLTVREEKERLWRELQECRTTAYANRGAVALNARLRKLLDFKESSNQPTITAQIIGKDPSLWFRSVIIDRGTSDGVGKGMPVVTGEGIVGQVYASSSDYSKVLLAIAPSSAIDVLLQDSRIRGILKGTGTNLYHLEYILKTAEVFVGDRVVTAGYGGMFPTGLPVGIVSKVTRNRRGMFLEIEVVPAVDFKTLENLLVIEREKKEFN from the coding sequence ATGAAAAAAAATAGCCGCAGGCAAAGCAAGAGTAGCATCAACACGTTTCGTTTTTTTCTGTTCATAGGCACAGTTATTACTTTTGCCCTCATTCTTCTCATTATCATCCTGGGGGATCAACAATTCGGCCCTGTCCATAAAGTCGTTTTTGAAGGGGCTGGCCCTCTTCAAAAAGGCATGGCCAAAATAAGTCGCTCCATCCACTCTGTGAAAAGAAAATACATTGATCTTCTCACAGTTCGCGAAGAAAAAGAACGGCTCTGGCGAGAATTGCAGGAGTGCAGGACAACAGCTTATGCCAACCGAGGCGCGGTTGCACTGAATGCCCGACTCAGAAAACTCCTTGATTTCAAGGAATCTTCCAATCAGCCCACTATCACTGCCCAGATTATCGGCAAAGATCCTTCGCTTTGGTTCCGCAGTGTTATCATCGACCGTGGCACCAGCGATGGAGTCGGCAAGGGCATGCCAGTTGTGACAGGTGAAGGAATAGTTGGTCAAGTCTATGCATCATCATCGGATTATTCCAAAGTACTCCTTGCCATAGCACCTTCCAGTGCGATTGATGTCCTTTTACAGGACTCACGGATACGGGGTATCCTGAAAGGAACCGGAACAAATTTATATCACCTTGAATATATCCTCAAAACAGCAGAGGTTTTTGTAGGAGACAGGGTTGTTACAGCCGGATACGGAGGTATGTTTCCCACCGGGCTTCCCGTTGGCATCGTGTCAAAGGTTACCAGGAACAGGCGTGGGATGTTTCTTGAAATTGAAGTCGTCCCGGCTGTTGATTTCAAAACCCTGGAAAATCTTTTGGTCATTGAACGAGAAAAAAAAGAGTTCAACTGA